The Acidimicrobiia bacterium genome window below encodes:
- a CDS encoding glycosyltransferase, with amino-acid sequence MPPAPLVRAVVVNYEGGDLTLACLRGLRATEWPTDRLDVVLVDNASRDGVADAVERELPEVRVIRGTKNLGFAGGCNLGLADLGGTAYVAFVNNDATVDPGWLRPLVDALEADPSLGAACPKILLAGRFRDLSLRSPTVRHDGRDVGVMVSGVRVDGVEVWSRTQLVEGFWGLEPDGSGQWTTASARLWLPEGNEAALQLSAVRPVNATASCGPDLIELSIGRTPMWHTIPLAGPVVDVINNVGSVLTDDKHGADRGYLEPDDGRFDTPEDVFAWCGAAVVLRRDYVDDVGPMDQRLFVYYEDLEHSWRGRARGWRYRYVPASIVHHVHAATTVEGSPLKLHYEERNRLLVLTRHAASRDAWRAVLRHPLITGSYARRDIVRRIMRARRPRGALVGRRLRAFGAFLVRAPAMLRSRRRDRKQPTRS; translated from the coding sequence ATGCCACCGGCGCCCCTCGTGCGCGCGGTCGTCGTCAACTACGAGGGGGGCGATCTCACGCTCGCGTGCCTCCGCGGCCTGCGCGCCACCGAGTGGCCGACCGATCGCCTCGATGTCGTGCTCGTCGACAACGCGTCACGTGACGGCGTGGCCGACGCGGTCGAACGCGAGCTCCCAGAGGTGCGGGTGATCCGCGGCACGAAGAATCTCGGCTTCGCCGGTGGGTGCAACCTCGGTCTCGCCGACCTCGGCGGGACCGCGTACGTGGCATTTGTGAACAACGACGCGACGGTGGATCCTGGTTGGCTTCGGCCACTCGTCGACGCGCTCGAGGCGGACCCATCGCTCGGTGCCGCGTGTCCGAAGATCCTGCTCGCGGGTCGCTTCCGCGACCTCTCCCTCCGGAGCCCGACGGTCCGGCACGACGGGCGCGACGTCGGCGTCATGGTCAGCGGGGTTCGAGTCGACGGAGTCGAAGTGTGGTCGCGGACCCAGCTCGTCGAGGGCTTCTGGGGTCTCGAGCCCGACGGATCCGGTCAGTGGACAACGGCGAGCGCGCGGCTCTGGCTCCCCGAAGGGAACGAGGCCGCTCTCCAGCTCAGTGCGGTGCGCCCCGTCAATGCGACCGCGTCCTGCGGTCCAGACCTCATCGAGCTCTCCATCGGGCGCACACCCATGTGGCACACGATCCCGCTCGCGGGTCCGGTCGTCGACGTGATCAACAACGTCGGATCGGTGCTCACCGACGACAAGCATGGTGCCGATCGCGGTTACCTCGAGCCCGACGACGGGCGCTTCGACACGCCCGAAGATGTGTTCGCGTGGTGCGGCGCCGCCGTGGTGTTGCGCCGCGACTACGTGGACGACGTCGGTCCAATGGACCAACGCCTGTTCGTGTATTACGAGGACCTCGAACACTCATGGCGCGGGCGCGCGCGCGGCTGGCGGTACCGATACGTGCCGGCATCGATCGTGCACCACGTGCACGCCGCGACGACGGTGGAAGGCTCACCGCTCAAGCTCCACTACGAAGAGCGCAACCGCTTGCTCGTGCTCACTCGTCACGCCGCGTCGCGCGACGCCTGGCGCGCGGTGCTTCGCCACCCTCTCATCACGGGCTCGTATGCGCGCCGTGACATCGTGCGCAGGATCATGCGCGCCCGGCGTCCGCGGGGTGCGCTCGTGGGGCGCCGCCTCCGCGCGTTCGGCGCCTTCCTCGTGCGCGCCCCCGCGATGCTCCGGAGTCGTCGCCGCGACCGCAAGCAACCGACGAGGTCGTAG
- a CDS encoding glycosyltransferase: MSSASKVDTRPIRGGVVSVVIVGGNDVDAALDAVGRVTTLDWPRDLLDVVITGPSRDIASEAKRRGLDVRAVDVSTDVSLAAARNLGARTARGEWLAFLDRDATPDPLWLRAALRSMRADANVAAVASKVLDADGTLAFVDAALSPTGEPVLVHAGEADTGVYDEAAPVLFSSPWALVLETKAFRWVRGFDPEHCRGVEHADLGWRLWLAGLGVRYCGRSVVRLTRCNRTAQSDDMARGGAEMLYKNLDEANLVALGAEEIEPPPSLVAERARVQATRRVPDLEVLPLSRLPSSSRRRILVATPDVLQPKMAGPAIRAYRMALALSAEHDVELVSTVGCDFSHPSFRASHVTDRQLRDAVNRAEVVVIQGHLIEHSPWLRRTDKVLVADIYDPFHLEVLEQARDLAPNDRRVTTRLTVETLNEQLTRGDFFLCASEKQRDFWLGQLAAVGRINPATYDQDEGLESLIAIAPFGVDEEPPTHTKPVLRDVVPGIGADDKVILWGGGVYNWFDPLTLLRAVDKLKHRLPNVRLYFMGMAHPNPHVPAMRMASRARELADELDLVGTHVFFNAGWVDYDDRHNYLLEADVGVSTHLDHVETAFSFRTRLLDYFWAALPVVASDGDSFGDVIRLHGLGLVVPPDDVDALEEALYALLADDTQRSACQSAIREFVPELYWSKALEPLLEFCRHPARAADLSDPRQRVMVGDPLAQAMWGRRGWRHTARVAIEHLRRLELSDLTRKIRMRIRTWRHPTSSGPGGRTDTF, translated from the coding sequence GTGAGCAGTGCGAGCAAGGTCGACACTCGCCCGATACGGGGGGGTGTCGTCTCGGTCGTGATCGTCGGCGGTAACGATGTCGACGCCGCGCTCGATGCAGTTGGTCGCGTGACGACGCTGGATTGGCCACGCGATCTGCTCGACGTCGTGATCACCGGTCCGAGTCGCGACATCGCATCCGAAGCAAAGAGACGCGGGCTCGACGTTCGAGCCGTCGACGTGTCGACCGACGTATCACTCGCTGCGGCGCGGAACCTCGGCGCGCGCACCGCCCGTGGTGAATGGCTGGCATTCCTCGATCGCGACGCGACACCCGACCCGTTGTGGCTCCGCGCGGCGTTGCGATCGATGCGGGCCGACGCCAACGTGGCCGCGGTTGCGAGCAAGGTGCTCGACGCCGACGGCACGCTCGCCTTCGTCGACGCGGCGCTGAGCCCGACCGGTGAGCCGGTGCTCGTGCATGCCGGTGAGGCCGATACCGGCGTCTACGACGAGGCCGCGCCGGTGCTGTTCTCGTCACCGTGGGCCCTGGTGCTGGAGACCAAGGCGTTCCGCTGGGTGCGCGGCTTCGACCCCGAGCACTGCCGCGGCGTCGAGCACGCCGATCTGGGTTGGCGGCTGTGGTTGGCCGGCCTCGGCGTGCGGTACTGCGGACGCTCCGTCGTGCGCCTCACCCGTTGCAATCGAACGGCACAGAGTGATGACATGGCTCGGGGCGGGGCGGAGATGCTCTACAAGAACCTCGACGAGGCCAACCTCGTCGCCCTCGGAGCCGAGGAGATCGAGCCGCCGCCGTCGCTCGTCGCCGAACGCGCCAGGGTGCAGGCCACGCGACGGGTGCCCGATCTCGAGGTGCTGCCGCTGTCACGGTTGCCCAGCTCGTCTCGTCGCCGCATCCTCGTGGCCACGCCCGACGTGCTCCAGCCCAAGATGGCCGGGCCCGCCATCCGCGCCTATCGAATGGCGCTCGCGCTCTCGGCCGAACACGACGTGGAGCTCGTGAGCACGGTCGGCTGTGACTTCTCGCACCCGTCTTTCCGCGCGTCGCACGTGACGGATCGCCAGCTGCGCGACGCGGTCAACCGGGCCGAGGTCGTCGTGATCCAGGGCCATCTCATCGAACACAGTCCGTGGCTCCGCCGGACCGACAAGGTGCTGGTCGCCGACATCTACGACCCGTTCCACCTCGAAGTGCTCGAGCAGGCTCGCGACCTGGCGCCGAACGATCGCCGGGTCACGACGCGTCTCACGGTCGAGACGCTGAACGAGCAGCTCACCCGGGGCGACTTCTTCCTCTGCGCGAGCGAGAAGCAACGCGACTTCTGGCTCGGTCAGCTCGCGGCAGTGGGTCGCATCAACCCCGCGACCTATGACCAGGATGAGGGCCTCGAATCGCTGATCGCGATCGCGCCGTTCGGTGTTGACGAGGAACCGCCCACCCACACCAAGCCGGTGCTGCGCGACGTGGTGCCGGGGATCGGTGCGGACGACAAGGTCATCCTCTGGGGCGGCGGCGTCTACAACTGGTTCGATCCGCTCACGCTGCTGCGCGCCGTCGACAAGCTCAAGCACCGCCTTCCGAACGTTCGCCTCTATTTCATGGGGATGGCCCACCCGAACCCGCACGTGCCGGCCATGCGGATGGCCTCTCGGGCGCGCGAGCTCGCCGATGAGCTCGACCTCGTCGGCACGCACGTGTTCTTCAACGCCGGGTGGGTCGACTACGACGATCGGCACAACTACCTGCTCGAGGCCGACGTGGGTGTGAGCACACACCTCGACCATGTCGAGACGGCGTTCTCCTTCCGGACCCGCCTCCTCGACTACTTCTGGGCCGCCCTACCGGTGGTCGCGAGTGACGGCGACAGCTTCGGTGACGTGATTCGCCTCCACGGGCTCGGACTCGTGGTCCCGCCCGACGACGTCGATGCGCTCGAGGAAGCGTTGTATGCGCTCCTCGCCGACGACACCCAACGCAGCGCGTGCCAGTCAGCGATCCGGGAGTTCGTCCCCGAGCTGTATTGGAGCAAGGCGCTCGAACCGTTGCTCGAGTTCTGCCGCCATCCGGCCCGCGCCGCCGACCTGAGTGACCCGCGTCAACGGGTGATGGTGGGGGATCCGCTGGCGCAGGCGATGTGGGGTCGCCGCGGATGGAGGCACACGGCCCGGGTAGCCATCGAGCATCTGCGGCGGCTGGAGCTCTCCGATCTCACGCGAAAGATCCGCATGCGGATCCGCACGTGGAGACACCCGACCAGCTCCGGTCCCGGCGGCCGCACCGACACCTTCTGA